The sequence below is a genomic window from Leptolyngbyaceae cyanobacterium.
TTTGTAACTAGAAGGCGCTACAATAGATTTAATTTTTTCAAAAGCTTCCAATTCTTCAGCAGTTGTTTCTACTTTAGAGTTGTCCAAACTTTCTCCTAGTTCATCTTGAATTTCTTCAACCTCTTTCATTAGTTGATTAGGGGAAGAAATTTCTGTGGACTGACCCATTTCCTTACTAATAGATTGGGTCATTAATTCAACCAAGCTACCTTGAATAGACTTTTTCACAATCGGTCGGAATTTCTCAACAATTTTGTTGGTAATCTTACTCTCTATCGCATATCTAGAACCAATAGTCTTAAGCTGAGAAATTAAGAAACGGATAAACTCATCAGAGGGAGAACGCAGAATGCTGTCCACAAGTTGAGTCATTCCCGTGAAATAAACCATCTCTTCAGCGTGTCGTTTTATAACGAGAGCATCAAAGTTATCTTTGTGAAAGAATTTTAGGTTTTCAACTTGCTTTTGGTCGTAGTTAAGAATGGTGAAGATAAAGAAAGGTTCATCATCCATCATGTTTTCATGGCGTAAATCTGTAAAGAAGCGGTATTCAATGCCATTAGTAACAATAGCAACCTTAGCTGAAAGCAATCCGTTGAAATACCTTTTTAACTGCCCATCATGAGCTTCTGGCTTTTTGTCGCGGGCTTTTGCCTCTACAAGCATAACGATTGAGTTACTAATTGATATGGCATAGTCTACTTTCTCCATCTGCCCAGACTTCTTAATTGCAAAATCCGCGATGTATTCAGGGATAACTTCTGTGGGATCGAAAACATCGTAGCCGAGAGCGCTGAAAAAGGGTACAATTAAGCCCATTTTTGTTGCTTCTTCACCCAAGACTGCATCAGCCCTTTTTCGGACTTGTTCTGCAACTTTCGCGATGTCATCTGCAAATGTCATTGATTTCTCCAAAAATTAAAGCATTGTGTTTTCTGCTCTGGTGCGGGAATTATTAACGCGCTTTACAATATAAGCATAAAATGCTTATTGGTCATTTCGATAATTAAGAAGTAAATTTGTAAATATTTTTGAATCATTGCTTTAAAGTTAGGTCTATTCATCATAGATACTAACCTCTGGCGTTAGGGTAAATCTCAATAATATTCTTGTCACCAGCTGTTGGCTGTCTCCAAATATGCCAAACTATAAGGAACGAGGGAAAGCGATCGCAATTTCCAGGCGGGAACTACCATGCAACTAATCAAACGAACCATTCTTCATTATCAAGAAGGCACTTCCGACAAAATCTACGAAGTCGATTTGTGTCAAACTGGGGAAGACCGATACGTAGTAAACTTCCGTTACGGGCGGCGAGGCGCTACCCTGAAAGAAGGCGTCAAAACAGAACAGCCAGTTTCCCTCGCGCAAGCTCAAAAAGCCTTCGATAAATTAGTTGCTGAAAAAGTTAAAAAAGGTTATCAAGATGTCAGTACTCCCCTGGTTAGTGAAAACCTGACACCAAAATCTAAAGAACCTAACCCCGAATCACGCAAACAAGCAATTTTAAATAATCTTTCCAGTAACGGTAGCGAAAAATGGCCGATAGAAAGAGCCATTTGGCGTGCGGGAGAATTAAAAATCACAGAAGCAGTACCTTTACTTCTCTCATTAATCGGTACTGGCGACGCTCTGAGAGATTATTGTATTGTTTGGTCATTAGGTTGGTGCGGTAATCAAGAAATTGCAGCAAATTTAAAATCTATATCTGAAAATACTAATCAACCCGAATTCGTTCGTCGCATCGCCTGGGAAGCTTTATATAAAATTTCCAATGAAGCAACCAAAACAAAGTTGCGTTTGGAAAAAATAGAAGAATTACCAAGAGAATTACGAGAAAAAGCGAAAAACGGTTCCGCTGATGAATTTTTAAATAGTCTAAAAGAATATCTAGAATATCGATTTAATCCACCTGAAACTTTTCTGTTAAGTCAAGATTACGAACGGTTTGCCGTTCTCGATACAATTTATCAGATTGACAACGAATTTGTTCGCCCAGTTTTACTGGAACTCTTACAAACCGTCAAGTTCTTACCTAACTTCTTCAAGCGAGTTCGCCACATTTTCAAAATGGCTGAATATCGACAAGATGCCGAAGTCTTTGGCATCCTCGCTTACCGCTTTGAAAAAGAAAAAGGTACGTTTAGAAGTGACGGATCTTATGTTTATATTCGCGACGTAGGTTATCTTAGAAAATATAATTACCAATATAACAATCAAACCCGTAGATATGACAGAACAGAAAATTTTGAATTTCAAAAACATATGCAATCTCCGGATGCGAAAGTTGCCTACAGCAACCTGACTCGCGATTATCTGCGGCGACGAGTTTGGCGCAGCCTCAAAACACTAGGAGAACAGGGCGATCGCGCTTATGTAAAAATGTCAGCAAAAGTATTACTTCAGTATTCTAATACAGACGCCGATCGGGTTCGAGAAAAGACTTCCTACCGTTGGGATTACGTTAACAACAGATCCCTAAATTTTAAACACCAATGGGATAGTTACGCTGGTTATTTAACATTTAATCATATCTTGTATGAAAATAGTCCCCGCTATGAATTAAAACAAAACTCAAAAGCTTGGCTTTGCCGAAATAATTATAAAGCAGGAGATCCGGAACCAAATGTACGAGAAGAAGCATTTCCCGAACTTTGGCAACAACAACCAGACGAAGTTTTGCAATTACTTTTAGAAAGCAGTTGTCGTCCCGTTCATCATTTTGCAGTCAAAGTATTGCGCGATTGCCCGCAGTTTTGTGCTGAAATAGAAGCGGAAACAGTAATCAAATTACTGAATAAATTATATGATGTAACAGTGCAATTTGCTTTTGAGTTAGCCAGAAACTTATATAGTTCAGCCGAACCTAGTAAAGGATTGGTTTTAGCCCTATTAAATTGTATAATTCCCGAAGCACGCGCAGAAGCTTATCGCTGGATTGAAGAAAGTAGAGACAGATATTTATCTGACATCAATTTTATCGCAGATTTAGTTACTAGCTCTCATCAAGATACGCGCCTGTTTGCTAGGAGAATTTTGAGTTCGTCAATTCTCAATGAGAATACAGTAAAATTAGCGATCGCACGCATCATTACCGAATTACTTACCTTTACTGTTAAATCCGATATCAATTCAATATATCAAGATAACATTGCAGAAAAAGCCAAAGATATAGGCGAAACTTTGGTAACTTGTTTCACTCCCCAATTACGCACTTTAGGAATGTCGGTAATTGACGATTTGTTGAAACATCCTTTAGTAGAAGTTCAAGAATTGGGCGCACGTATATTATTAAATCATGAAATTAGTGCAGTAGATTTACCACCCGGATTAATTGATTCTTTGATGAATTCTTCTCATGAATCCATCCGTGGTGTAGGTATTCGTATTTTCGGTCAACTTCCCGATAATATTTTGTTAAACGAATACTCGCTGCTAGTGACAATGATAACTCACGAATTAGCAGATATTCGCAATGCCATTCGTCCGGCGATTCGACGACTTTCAGAAAATTATCCAGACTTCGCTGCAAGGTTGGCAACTGAAATAATTGATGTGTTGATGAAACCGGAAGCAAAAGAAGGAATTCACGCTTCATTAATACGATTGCTGAAAGAAGATTTACCAGGATGGATGACAGGCGTTAATAAAGATCTTGCATTGAGATTACTAAAAGCAAATTCTTCAGCTACTCAGGAATTAGCTGGTTATGTCATTAGCGCTAATCGGGAAAATTGGGCTGATGAATTTGAGACAATTGAAATAGTTAAAATGGCGGACAATGAAATATTGTCAGTGCGAGAAGCGGCGCGAGAAATATTTCTACACAACCTCAACCGCTACCGAGGAAACGAACAAGAAATGTTATCGGCGGTGAGAATAGTTGAGTGTAAATGGGAAGACTCGCGTGAGTTTGGTTTTAGGTTATTCAGTACTTTTTTCACTGCGGAAGATTTGACACCAAGTGTTTTAATTACTTTATGCGATAGCATTCGAGAAGATGTCCGCAGTTTTGGACGCAACTTAGTTACTCGCTATTTCAATGAAGCTGACGGACAAGAATATCTCTTAAAATTCAGCGAACATCCGACAACGGATATGCAGATGTTTGTTACTAATTATTTGGAAAGTTATGCAGTGAATAATCCCGAACGTTTGCAGCAATTGAAGCCATATTTTATTAGTGTATTATCTCGCGTTAATAAAGGACGAGTTGCCAAACAACGCATCTTTGCTTTTTTGGATAAAGAAGTGCACAAGAGTGAGGAAGCAGCAAGGGTAGTAGCAGAAATTCTTACCCGCCAATCCGCGACTATGGCAATTGGGGATAAGGCGATCGCAATTCAAACTATGGTAAAAATTAAAAAAATTTATCCTCATTTGGAATTGCCAATTCAGGTAAAACCTGTTTCGGAAGTTAGAACCGCAGATAAACGCAAATAAAATCATCTGTGTTTATGTGTGGGTATCTGTGGTAAAAAATTTAACTTTCATTATACTGAGACAATATGCGATCGCACTTATGCCTAAGAAAATCCGAGAATTGAAAAGTTTACTATTAAAAGCAGGATTTACCTATCGTTCTGGAAAAGGTAGTCACACTAAATGGTATCACGTCCTCTTACCTACCCCTATTACTTTATCAGGAAGTGATGGAAATGATGCTAAACCATATCAGGAGAGAGATGTAAACTCTGTCCTTGAGAAATTAAAAGAAATTCAAAAGCAGCAAGAGGAAAATGAATAATGACTTATCATTACACTATCATCATTCAGTGGTCTGACAAAGATAATTGCTTTGTCGTGAGTCTTCCAGAATGGGGAGAATATTGCCACACCCACGGAGATACTTACGAAGAAGCGCTGAAAAATGCCCATGAAGTGTTAGAACTACTAATAGAGTCATCCTTAGAAGAAGGTAAACTTTTACCAGAACCGCAAACTTTTGAAAAAGTGTTTCAAGTCGCCTGATTTATATAAACTTATAACAATTGAGGACAAAACACTATGGAAGTAAATTACGCATACAAGGGAAATACCGCAGTAGTTGACAAAGGCGATCGCACTCAGATGTCCTTTTCTCCCGACACCAAGCGCGAACCTACTTTTTTCATCGGAGAATTGCGGCAAAATGTGGCATTTAGGGAAGCAATCAGCGCTTTACACGATGTAGTTGTTTCTGATTTGCGATTTAAACCAAAAGATAAAACTGCTTATAAAGAATGGGCAGCTAAACAATTGGAAATTGATTGGCAAGTAGTAGCAGCACAACGAGAAGAAGTTGCCAATCAAATTAAAACATTAAAAACCGAATTACAAGAGTTAAATAGTCTAAGTTATCAACGTCTCAAACCATATTACGATGCCAGAGATCGCTTTCGTCGATATGTTTTTGAAAAACAATTAGACCTTTACTTTCTATTCGATCCAGTCATCACCGTTCATCCTGACGAAATATTTTTTGAGTGCTTCAGCGTCGATGAATCGAGTTACGGAAGACTGGGGGCAAGTTATGAAGTATTCAAAAATATCGATGAATTTGCTTGTGGTACAACTAACATCGATTATTCCCATGATTTATATAACGAATTTCAAAAAATCCGCAGTTACAAGACTACCCGCTTAGAAGTCGATCCCTCCGGTTTTGAAGTACAAACTACTAATGAAGACTCCTTCAAAGAAGTCAAAATAGATTTACCTGATAGCTGGGTAAGAGGATTTTTGCAAGTCAGTTCTGCGATGTCTTTACCCGCCACTCGCTTTGACTTGCATCCAATGGATATACACAATATGTGTTTTGTTTTGCGCCGCCATAAAGAAAACAAAGGGCCGCGCAGTATGCGGTATCATTTAGTACCAGGTCAACCAATACGAGTGGTTTTTGAACCTTGGGAAATTGAAGTCGTCTGTCCTCGTTCTCCCTATCTAGGAAATTCAGAACAAGTGATTCGTGTTTGGGGACGCCGCCGCCTCCTGATTCTCGAACGCTTGATCCAAGTCGCCAAAAAGTTTACCGTTCACCTACTTGGTACGGGTATGCCTTCCTTCTATGTCGCGGATTTGGGGGATATGTCCTTTACTTTGGGGTTGTCGGGATGGACTGCCAATGACTGGTCGCGATCGGGTAACTTTGATTTAATGACATCTCGTTATGAGGTAGACAATCTTACAAAACTTGCTGTTTTCGATATCCTTAAGCAAAATTGGGTGCAAAATCCTGATTTTATTGCCAATCGGCTTAATTTAGATCGCTCTGTAGTTCTCAGCGCCCTCAGTGCTTATACGCAAGCCGGAAGTGCTATATACGACCTCAATAAGCAAGTATATCGGGTGCGAGAATTGAGTCGAGAACCGCTACCAATGGATAAGTTACGTTTTGCTAACGAAAGGGAAGAAAAAGCGACCCGCTTCTTATCTCAGAATGTAGTAAAAGTTACTTCTTCCACTGGCGATGTTGCTAATGCGTTGGTTTTACAAGGTTCTGTCAAAGATAAAGAAAAAACTTACCATCCATCTTTGACGATCGACTCAGACCAGCGTATAATTCAAGCAGAATGTACCTGCAATTGGCACTCCCAAAATAAATTGTTCAAAGGCCCCTGCGAACATATTTTGGCACTGAAAACTCAGTTTGTTCGCCAAAGCAGGTAATTTTAGTCCGCGCTACGCCAGTAGGCAAAATAGCCTTGCAATCCGGGCAGTGGATCGCTGTCCATGCGTTTAGTTCACACACGCATCACTAGCCCGCTCTTTACTGTGCGTAGACTCAGGTACTACTGCTATTACGGTTTGATTTCCGTGAAATTAATGAGCAGTAGTACCTGGTCTACGCTTGAGTTGATCGGTCTAGTCCTGAGATGTTTACGAAGGCCGAAAAATTTCCCAAATACTAGGGGAATTTTACTGGTAGTAGCGCGTAACTTTTTTTCTTTTATCGATTAACTTATATAAAAATTATCTGCCCCAAATCGCTAATCCGCCACCTCTACCTCTGGCTGCTATAGTTTTATTGCTAACAAAAAAATAAGCAAAAAACGCTTGTTTACTTACACTTTGAGTATAAAATTCCGCTTCCTTTGCTTGCCCATCTCTGATATATCCAGAAAATAGCTTTACTCCCCACAATTGGATCGTCATTCGGGTAAAATCAAATGCTAAAATGTTTTTCTTGCTAACAAACTTTGCTGGCCCACTCACCACTAATTTTAGCGCTCCCATCGTTACCCGATTTTCAATTTCACCTGTTTGAAAATCCGGTTTTTCTACCTCTACAGATGCAGGGGAATAGGACAATTCTATTTTGATAAGCTGAGGAAGGTAACGCCCCGCACCCAAAACTATTCCTGCTTTAGCACGAGTTTTTTTTGTTCCAGTAATAAAACATAAACGCCAGTTACCGATTAAGTCTTCAAAGGAATAAGAGTATTTGTCAGTTCTGGCATTTTTTTCTGTTTGCAACAAAGCTTCAACTACTTCAGTAGCAGGCGGCTTAACAGCAGAAGGAACTAAGACAGAGTTAGCAGCTTGTTCGATGATAGATGAGATGGTCATCAATTAAAATATCCTAGATCGAAGATGAGGTAAATGCAATTTGATGGCCATCTCGCTGTTAATGGCGATCGACATCCATATCATATTATTTACTTGATGTTGGTTGTCGATCGCAACTCACCCAAATCTTCAAACACCAGTCTAATTCTGATTAAGTGCTGCTTGCGCCTTGGCAATATAATCGAAAAGCTCGGAATTGGGAAAACCAAATTGTTGCTGCATTGTTGGATACTCAGATTGCACCAGATTATTTAAATTTTCCCTGATTCCGGAATTTCCACCCGTGAAACTTTCGATCAGTTCTTGCCAGCGTTTAGCCAAACTGATAACTTTTTCATCAGTGGGAGAAGTACCCTTATCCATTTCAGCTTGAACGGCGGCAAACAAATCTTGCCAATCCTGTTGCGCTTTTGCGATCGCGCTTTCACCCAGTTCTTCTTTTCGTTGGTCTAAATATTGACGTTGTTCTGGCGTGTAATATTTGTTGAATAAATCTTCTACCATTTTAGTCACCTCGATCGCTTGCATAAATTCATTTACAGAAACCACTTGCTCCATTTCCATCTTTTGATAAATAGACTCAAGCAGCCTTGATAAATTCTGTTGGAGTTTGATTTGTTCATTTAGTTTGGCGATATGTTTTCGCAGCACAGATATTGGCTGAAAATTTCGGTTTTCTAGACATTCTTTAATTTCTGCTAATGAAAACCCTAGCTGGCGTAGAGAAACAACCTGTTGTAAACGGACAATATCCGCTTCCGTATAAAGACGATGACCTACTTCCGTATGATGAAAAGGCTTTACCAAACCAATTTCATCGTAATAATGAAGTGTTCTGATCGATAAACCAGTTTGCTTGGCTAAATCGCCAACTTTCCAGGATGTCGGCAATATTTTTTCACTCCTTTTTTAACTGTCAGAGCGCAACATCTTTACTGTAGAACCTGACGTTACGTGAGGTGCAAGTGAAAATTTATGACAATTTTTTGTTTGAGATCTTAGATGGATAAAACAGGAAGCGAAAACCAAATAATTCTTACCATCTTCCCATTTGCCTATGAGTCTCAATAAACAAAATACATAGCAGCTTAATACTCGATCGCGCTCTCCATCCTTAGGGCTAATGTGCTTAGTCGCCTTTTTTCATACAATCCGATAACCAGGGTCAAGTTTTCTTCGTGCAGGATAGTAATAGTAGATCGTATAGTTAGCAAACCATGACATTGGCCTATTTATCTCGTAAAGCACCAGCAATTTCTCGGTTGCTACTGCTGACGGCAACAGGTGTAACCTTTTTAGGTAGCTGCTCTCAGCTTCCTCAACTATCTTCTCCCGAACAATCTCTCGCGCCTAGCCAAAGCCAAAACGGATCGAGCAATATCAGCGCTGCTCCGGTTCCTTTATCACCCGATTCTTCAGATAATAACTTTGTAGTCGCCGCAGTCGAAAAAGTTGGCCCAGCAGTGGTGCGGATTGATTCTGCACGGACGGTAAGGCGTCCGGGGAGCGATCAGTATAGAGATCCGTTCTTCCGTCGTTTTTTTGGTGAGGAATTCGAGCCGCCACAGGAAAGAACTGTACGGGGAACTGGCTCTGGATTTGTGATTAATTCCGAAGGACAGATTATCACGAATGCCCATGTTGTAGATGGTGCCGATACAGTAAGGGTCACCCTGAGAGATGGTCGCACTTTTCAAGGAAGAGTACTTGGTGAAGATAAGTTAACGGATATAGCCGTAGTAAAAATTAATGCTGGTACTATGCCTGCGGTTGCTATGGGTAATTCTGATGGATTACGTCCCGGTCAATGGGCGATCGCGATCGGCAATCCGCTCGGTTTAGATAAAACAGTTACAGTTGGCGTAATTAGCGCCACAGATAGAAGCAGTTCCCAAGTAGGCGTTCCCGATAAGCGAATTGGTTTTATTCAAACCGATGCAGCGATTAATCCCGGCAATTCTGGCGGCCCACTTCTGAACGCTCGCGGCGAAGTAATCGGAGTCAATACTGCTATTATCGGTGGCGCTCAAGGTTTAGGCTTTGCCATTCCCATCAATCGCGCCCAACAAATTGCCCAACAACTAATTGCCAAAGGAAAAGTCGAACATCCTTTCGTCGGTATCCAAATGGCTACCATTACGCCTGAGATTAAGGAAAGAATTAAAAACTCCTCTAACAGAAACATTTTAGTAAACGCAAACGAAGGAGTTTTAGTGATTGGCGTATTACCTAATTCCCCAGCTTCCAGAGCCGGATTAAAAGCAGGCGATGTAATTCAAAAAGTCGGTAATCAAAATGTTACCACTGCTGATAAAGTTCAACAGGTAATCGAAAGCCGTCAAGTGGGCGATCGATTACAAATTGATATCCAACGAAATGGTCAACTTCAAACCGTGCAGGTACAACTTGGTGCTTTCCCAGTCCAACAAAACGAACCTTAATTTTACGCTCTTTAACTTTGGCGAAGGCTAGTTTGAATATTTGTCTGTACAGTAAAATATAGATATTTCAAACTGTGCCTTTTACTTAATTTCGTATGACAGAAATTTTAACAGTCTGCCAATTAGGAAATCCGATTTTGCGGCAAGTTTCCCAGCCGATTGAAGATGTTAGCGATCGCCATATCCAAATTTTGATAGATGAGTTGATGGTAACCGTTAACAAATTAAATGGTGTGGGAATTGCCGCTCCCCAAGTAGCTGAATCATACCGCTTATTTATTGTGGCATCTCGTCCTAACCCCAGGTATCCCAACGCCCCCACGATGGAACCAACTGCCATGATTAATCCCCGCATTGTTGCCCATTCCGATGAAATTATCAAAGGTTGGGAAGGTTGTCTCAGCATTCCGGGAATTCGCGGTTTAGTTCCCAGATATCAAGCAATTGAAGTTGAGTATCTCAGTCGCGATGGAAAACAGCATCGACAAAAATTAACTGATTTCGTCGCCCGAATATTCCAGCACGAGTACGATCATTTGGATGGTATGGTATTTTTAGACCGAGTAGAAAGTACTCAAGAATTGATGAGCGAACAAGAATATCAACAGCGCATCGTTGGGCTATCAACTTGAGTCAACAACTAAATAGCTGCTTTTCCGAACATATAAATAGCTAAAGAAAGCAAAATTAATCGGAATAGCAGATTGACTATTTTTTCTGGCAAATGGGTTAACCATCGGCTACCTATTTGCGCTCCTAAAATATTGCCCAATCCCAAACAGAGTCCTGGTATCCATAACACGTGACCCTGCCAAGCATATTGGGATATTCCAGATATAGTAATCGGTATCATTGCTCCTAAACTAGTCCGCACTGCCACTTTAATTGGTTCCATCCAAAATATTAACTGAAGTGGCACCATTACAGTACCCCCGCTTAGTCCAAATAACCCGGAAATGATACCTGCTAACGCACCAATTGTAGCAATATCCCAAATATTTTTATTATTTATTGAATTGTCAGTTTCTTCTGGGTAATTACTTTGACTTTCCTTTTCTTCTAGCTCTTCAATAGATACTTTTTGTCGCAGATTAATTAAATAAATTTGGAGAAGTAAAAAAATTGCAAAACTCCAACTTAACCAAATTTCTGGAATTATATCTCCTAAAGCAGCGCCCAGTTGTGCGGTAAAAATTCCAAACAACCCTAGTTGTAAGGCTATACGCCAATTGATTTGCTTCGTTCGCCAGTTTTGTAAACTGCCTGAAACAGCACTTAAAAATGCTCCTACTAAACTGGTAGCTGCTGCTTCAACGATAGGAACTCCCCAAAAAGTGAGGAAGGGAACCGTTATTAAACCCCCTCCCATACCAAAAATTGCTGCTATTAATCCGGTGATGATTCCGAATAAAAATAACAGCAACCAAGTCATGAGTTCTGGAGTCATGAATTACATCCGTTCTAAAACTGGAATACCTAGTAAAGATAATCCAAGTTTTAAAGTTCTAGCAGTTAAATCGCACAGAATTAATCGGGAAGTCCGCTGAGGTTCTTCTGCGCCAATTACGCGACATTTTTCATAGAACTGATTAAATTTCTTGCTCAGTTCGTACAAATAGTCACACAAGCGATTGGGTAGCAAATCGCGTTCAACTTCGCTGAGAACTTCGCTTAGCTGTAACAAATGCTTTGTTAATACTAATTCTTCTGCTTCCTGCAATAGTACTTTCAGATCTGTTCCGATATGCTCGAAATCAATATTACCTTTACGACCTATGCTGCGAATCCTGGCATAAGCATAAAGTAAATAAGGAGCCGTATTGCCTTGTAGGGACAGCATTTTATCGTAACTGAATACATAATTGCTGTTGCGATTTTGGCTCAAGTCGGCATATTTAACCGCACTGATACCGATGACTTTGGCAACGTTAGCAATAAATTCTTCAGATTCCGATCGATTTTCTTCTTTTAGTCTAACTTCTAGGTCTTTCCGGGCACGTACAATTGCTTCATCAAGCAAATCTTTCAACCGTACCGTGTCCCCAGAACGGGTTTTCAGTTTTTTGTTATCTTCTCCTAAGACTAAACCAAAGGGAACGTGAAATAGTTCTAATTTATCAGGAATCCAGCCCGCCCGTTTAGCTACTTGAAAAACCTGAGTAAAGTGATTTGCTTGCCCAGCATCGGTAACGTAGATAATGCGATCGGCATTATCTTGTAAAATCCGATAACGTAAAGCTGCCAAATCTGTGGTGGCGTAGTTATATCCACCATCAGATTTCTGCACGATCAAAGGCAGAGGTTTACCTTCTTTATTAGTAAATCCTTCCAGGAAAACACATTTCGCCCCAGCATCTTCTTTGAGTAAACCGGATTTTTCTAAATCCTCCACTACTTCTGGTAGTAAAGGATTGTAGAAAGATTCTCCCCTTTCTGTTAGTTTGACATTCAACAAATCATAAATAACTTCAAATTCTCGCCGGGATTGTTCGCAAAGCAATTGCCAAGCCCGACGAGAATTTTCAGTTCCAGATTGGAGGTTTACTACTTCTTGTCTAGCTGTTTCTTGAAACTTTTCATCTTCATCAAAACGCTGTTTTGCTTGGCGATAAAAACTAACTAAATCGCCTAAATCAACTGCATTAGCTGTAGTTAAAGCTTCTGGACACACTTCTCTCAAGTAAGCAATTAACATTCCAAATTGGGTTCCCCAATCGCCTACATGATTTAACCTCAGTACATCTTCGCCTTGAAATTCCAAAACTCTGGCAATGGAATCCCCAATAATAGTAGAACGCAAATGCCCAACGTGCATTTCTTTAGCTATGTTGGGACTGGAAAAATCCACTACTACTCTTTGGGGATTTTTAACTGGTGGAACTCCTAAGCGAGAATCAGCTTGTATAGAGTTTAATTGCTCTTGCAGATATGAAGGTTGAAGGGTTAAATTGATAAAACCCGGCCCTGCTATCTGTGGCGGTTGGCAGATATCTGTTACATCCAAATTTTGGATAATTTGTTCTGCGATCGCGCGAGGCGGTTGCCCCAATTTCTTAGACAATCCAAGTGCAGCATTTGACTGGTAATCACCAAATTTAGGATTGCTAGCAGATACCAGCATTGGGTCTACCCCAGCATAGTCGCTGCCAAAAGATGCGATCAACGCCTTTTCAAATTTACTTTTTAGTTGTTCCAGGGTAGGGTTCATCAGGATTTTTTGGGAAACTCTTGTAGCGTCCTTTTCTCTTCTATCGTACTCATGTCTAGCTTCATACTCAAATCCAGCCATGTGGAACGGGTAATGGGAGCGCTGCTTGATATATAGTCTACGCCTGTTTCGGCTACCGCACGGATAGTTTCCAACGTAATGTTGCCAGATGCTTCTATCTTAATGCGATCGTTTTGCTGGCGAATCTTCCGAACTGCTTGCCCCATCACATCAATCGGCATATTGTCCAGCATAATAATATCAGCACCGTGTTCGATAGCTTCCTGCACTTGGTCTAGGCTTTCTGTTTCTACTTCAATA
It includes:
- a CDS encoding type I restriction endonuclease produces the protein MTFADDIAKVAEQVRKRADAVLGEEATKMGLIVPFFSALGYDVFDPTEVIPEYIADFAIKKSGQMEKVDYAISISNSIVMLVEAKARDKKPEAHDGQLKRYFNGLLSAKVAIVTNGIEYRFFTDLRHENMMDDEPFFIFTILNYDQKQVENLKFFHKDNFDALVIKRHAEEMVYFTGMTQLVDSILRSPSDEFIRFLISQLKTIGSRYAIESKITNKIVEKFRPIVKKSIQGSLVELMTQSISKEMGQSTEISSPNQLMKEVEEIQDELGESLDNSKVETTAEELEAFEKIKSIVAPSSYKSEVKYKDVVSYFGLNLGKLTWWFIRLYLSPKKKSFVTRLPVDEVKKLALDFEVQEMSASFGDAKSRVIISSINDLDRLSDLILKCYETEAAKH
- a CDS encoding WGR domain-containing protein yields the protein MQLIKRTILHYQEGTSDKIYEVDLCQTGEDRYVVNFRYGRRGATLKEGVKTEQPVSLAQAQKAFDKLVAEKVKKGYQDVSTPLVSENLTPKSKEPNPESRKQAILNNLSSNGSEKWPIERAIWRAGELKITEAVPLLLSLIGTGDALRDYCIVWSLGWCGNQEIAANLKSISENTNQPEFVRRIAWEALYKISNEATKTKLRLEKIEELPRELREKAKNGSADEFLNSLKEYLEYRFNPPETFLLSQDYERFAVLDTIYQIDNEFVRPVLLELLQTVKFLPNFFKRVRHIFKMAEYRQDAEVFGILAYRFEKEKGTFRSDGSYVYIRDVGYLRKYNYQYNNQTRRYDRTENFEFQKHMQSPDAKVAYSNLTRDYLRRRVWRSLKTLGEQGDRAYVKMSAKVLLQYSNTDADRVREKTSYRWDYVNNRSLNFKHQWDSYAGYLTFNHILYENSPRYELKQNSKAWLCRNNYKAGDPEPNVREEAFPELWQQQPDEVLQLLLESSCRPVHHFAVKVLRDCPQFCAEIEAETVIKLLNKLYDVTVQFAFELARNLYSSAEPSKGLVLALLNCIIPEARAEAYRWIEESRDRYLSDINFIADLVTSSHQDTRLFARRILSSSILNENTVKLAIARIITELLTFTVKSDINSIYQDNIAEKAKDIGETLVTCFTPQLRTLGMSVIDDLLKHPLVEVQELGARILLNHEISAVDLPPGLIDSLMNSSHESIRGVGIRIFGQLPDNILLNEYSLLVTMITHELADIRNAIRPAIRRLSENYPDFAARLATEIIDVLMKPEAKEGIHASLIRLLKEDLPGWMTGVNKDLALRLLKANSSATQELAGYVISANRENWADEFETIEIVKMADNEILSVREAAREIFLHNLNRYRGNEQEMLSAVRIVECKWEDSREFGFRLFSTFFTAEDLTPSVLITLCDSIREDVRSFGRNLVTRYFNEADGQEYLLKFSEHPTTDMQMFVTNYLESYAVNNPERLQQLKPYFISVLSRVNKGRVAKQRIFAFLDKEVHKSEEAARVVAEILTRQSATMAIGDKAIAIQTMVKIKKIYPHLELPIQVKPVSEVRTADKRK
- a CDS encoding type II toxin-antitoxin system HicA family toxin — translated: MPKKIRELKSLLLKAGFTYRSGKGSHTKWYHVLLPTPITLSGSDGNDAKPYQERDVNSVLEKLKEIQKQQEENE
- a CDS encoding type II toxin-antitoxin system HicB family antitoxin, with product MTYHYTIIIQWSDKDNCFVVSLPEWGEYCHTHGDTYEEALKNAHEVLELLIESSLEEGKLLPEPQTFEKVFQVA
- a CDS encoding MerR family transcriptional regulator, yielding MPTSWKVGDLAKQTGLSIRTLHYYDEIGLVKPFHHTEVGHRLYTEADIVRLQQVVSLRQLGFSLAEIKECLENRNFQPISVLRKHIAKLNEQIKLQQNLSRLLESIYQKMEMEQVVSVNEFMQAIEVTKMVEDLFNKYYTPEQRQYLDQRKEELGESAIAKAQQDWQDLFAAVQAEMDKGTSPTDEKVISLAKRWQELIESFTGGNSGIRENLNNLVQSEYPTMQQQFGFPNSELFDYIAKAQAALNQN